In Pseudofrankia saprophytica, one genomic interval encodes:
- a CDS encoding uroporphyrinogen-III synthase yields MATRRTKKPVSPVALVGAGPRDPGLLTVLAVETLNAADVVVADPDVAPAILEPLTAEVLRIGDLDAPKPIRDAEAATAAVVSRARSGDKVVRLYGSDPWLTRIGANDAQSLAKAKIPYKVIPGVATGAAVSTYAGVAPGLPVTFASTSGVFSSSGELPVASPFGPDAVGLGSSPFGSSRGLIGRPLGGGLGGGLGGGLGSGSLGSGGLGGGLGGGLGGGLGLGAGFGGLGGGTVAGMSDVDWAGLAQTPGTLVITAAPNEIGKVATALVEHGRPGDTPTAVTVDGTTTDQRTVSSTLDRIEADCAPLLANSSQPPTQIVLSIGPVVATRAKLSWWETRALFGWTVLVPRTKEQAAILSDLLRSHGASPLEVPTIAVEPPRTAAPMERAITGLVSGRYQWVAFTSVNAVKAVQEKVEERSLDARSFAGVKVAAIGEATADALRTFGIRPDLVPAGQQSSEGLLADWPPYDSSLDLLDRVLLPRADIATEILEAGLKERGWQVDDVTAYRTVRAAPPPAPIREALKGGRVDAVVFTSSSTVRNLVGIAGKPHETTVIACIGPKTAETAQELGLRVDVQAPEATTAALVGALAEFAAEHREELGKVGPLAARLPKPRRGRR; encoded by the coding sequence ATGGCCACTCGACGAACGAAGAAGCCCGTGTCCCCGGTCGCCCTCGTGGGCGCCGGGCCCCGTGACCCCGGCCTGCTGACCGTGCTGGCCGTCGAGACCCTCAATGCCGCCGACGTCGTCGTCGCCGACCCGGACGTGGCCCCGGCCATCCTGGAGCCGCTCACCGCCGAGGTGCTGCGGATCGGTGACCTGGACGCGCCGAAGCCGATCCGGGACGCGGAGGCGGCCACCGCCGCGGTGGTCAGCCGTGCCCGCTCCGGCGACAAGGTCGTCCGGCTCTACGGGTCGGATCCATGGCTCACCCGGATCGGCGCGAACGACGCGCAGTCGCTCGCGAAGGCCAAGATCCCGTACAAGGTGATTCCCGGCGTCGCGACCGGCGCGGCCGTCTCCACCTACGCGGGCGTCGCCCCCGGCCTGCCCGTCACCTTCGCGAGTACCAGCGGGGTGTTCTCGTCCAGCGGCGAGCTGCCGGTCGCCTCCCCGTTCGGGCCGGACGCGGTCGGCCTCGGCTCGTCGCCGTTCGGGTCGTCGCGTGGTCTGATCGGCCGCCCGCTGGGCGGCGGGCTCGGCGGTGGCCTCGGTGGCGGCCTGGGCTCGGGGAGCCTGGGGTCCGGTGGCCTGGGCGGCGGGCTCGGTGGCGGCCTGGGCGGTGGCCTGGGCCTTGGCGCCGGGTTCGGCGGGCTCGGCGGCGGGACCGTCGCGGGCATGTCCGACGTGGACTGGGCCGGCCTCGCCCAGACCCCGGGCACCCTGGTGATCACCGCGGCGCCGAACGAGATCGGCAAGGTCGCCACGGCGCTCGTCGAGCATGGCCGGCCAGGTGACACCCCGACGGCCGTCACGGTCGACGGCACCACCACCGACCAGCGCACCGTCAGCTCCACCCTCGACCGGATCGAGGCCGACTGCGCGCCGCTGCTGGCCAACTCGAGCCAGCCGCCGACCCAGATCGTCCTGTCGATCGGCCCGGTGGTCGCGACCCGCGCCAAGCTGTCCTGGTGGGAGACCCGCGCGCTGTTCGGCTGGACCGTCCTGGTGCCGCGCACCAAGGAGCAGGCCGCGATCCTGTCGGATCTCCTGCGTTCGCACGGCGCGAGCCCGCTGGAGGTGCCGACGATCGCCGTCGAGCCCCCGCGCACGGCTGCCCCGATGGAGCGCGCGATCACCGGGCTGGTCTCCGGCCGCTACCAGTGGGTGGCGTTCACCTCCGTCAACGCGGTCAAGGCCGTGCAGGAGAAGGTCGAGGAGCGCAGCCTGGATGCCCGCTCGTTCGCCGGCGTGAAGGTCGCCGCGATCGGCGAGGCGACGGCGGACGCGCTGCGCACCTTCGGCATCCGGCCCGACCTGGTGCCCGCCGGCCAGCAGTCCAGCGAGGGCCTGCTCGCCGACTGGCCGCCCTACGACAGCTCGCTCGACCTGCTCGACCGGGTGCTGCTGCCGCGCGCCGACATCGCGACCGAGATCCTGGAGGCCGGGCTCAAGGAGCGCGGCTGGCAGGTCGACGACGTCACCGCCTACCGGACGGTGCGCGCCGCGCCGCCGCCCGCGCCGATCCGCGAGGCCCTCAAGGGCGGCCGCGTCGACGCCGTCGTCTTCACCTCGTCTTCCACGGTGCGCAACCTGGTCGGTATCGCCGGCAAGCCGCACGAGACGACCGTGATCGCCTGCATCGGCCCGAAGACGGCCGAGACCGCCCAGGAGCTGGGCCTGCGGGTCGACGTGCAGGCGCCGGAGGCGACGACCGCCGCGCTGGTCGGCGCGCTCGCCGAGTTCGCCGCCGAGCACCGCGAGGAGCTCGGCAAGGTCGGCCCGCTGGCCGCCCGCCTGCCCAAGCCGCGGCGGGGCCGGCGATGA
- the hemC gene encoding hydroxymethylbilane synthase — translation MRTRLRLGTRRSALALAQSGMVAADLRAQLGIEVELVHIVTEGDRNKAAISQLGGTGVFVSALRDALLAGEVDLAVHSLKDLPTAAPEGIALAAIPPREDVRDVLVSPSGRRLAELGPGARIGTGSARRAAQLLALGLGLDVVPIRGNVDTRIKKAIDGEVDAVVLAWAGLARLDRLDAVTEVLEPEVMLPAPGQGALAIECLAAATAPTGVATGCPVVPDGDVTGAGGSATPGSGVGAPLAGLLRFVLDDAPSSVAVRAERAFLAAIEAGCTAPVGALARVVPATGDASTARGQNSADERSGRPVSGTGQATVASEIRLRAVVASPDGRAVLRRELTGPTADPEALGRRLADDLLSAGAHTLMGTR, via the coding sequence ATGCGCACCCGGCTGCGGCTGGGCACCCGGCGCTCGGCGCTGGCGCTCGCCCAGTCCGGGATGGTGGCCGCCGACCTGCGGGCCCAGCTCGGCATCGAGGTCGAGCTGGTACACATCGTGACCGAGGGCGACCGGAACAAGGCGGCGATCAGCCAGCTGGGCGGTACCGGGGTGTTCGTGAGCGCGCTGCGCGACGCCCTGCTCGCCGGTGAGGTCGACCTCGCCGTCCACTCGCTCAAGGACCTGCCCACGGCCGCCCCGGAGGGGATCGCGCTCGCCGCCATCCCGCCGCGCGAGGACGTGCGTGACGTGCTGGTCTCGCCGAGCGGGCGGCGGCTCGCCGAGCTCGGCCCGGGCGCGCGGATCGGCACCGGCTCCGCGCGGCGCGCCGCCCAGCTGCTCGCGCTCGGCCTTGGCCTGGACGTGGTACCCATCCGCGGCAACGTGGATACCCGGATCAAGAAGGCGATCGACGGCGAGGTGGACGCCGTCGTGCTCGCCTGGGCCGGGCTCGCCCGCCTCGACCGGCTGGACGCGGTGACCGAGGTTCTGGAGCCGGAGGTGATGCTCCCCGCGCCTGGGCAGGGCGCCCTCGCGATCGAGTGCCTGGCCGCGGCGACGGCGCCGACGGGTGTGGCGACAGGTTGCCCGGTGGTCCCGGACGGCGATGTGACGGGAGCCGGCGGGTCGGCTACTCCGGGAAGCGGAGTTGGGGCTCCGCTTGCTGGGCTGCTACGGTTTGTGCTCGACGATGCACCGTCGTCCGTGGCGGTCAGGGCGGAACGTGCCTTTCTGGCGGCGATCGAAGCGGGTTGCACCGCGCCGGTCGGCGCGTTGGCGCGGGTCGTGCCCGCGACCGGTGACGCCAGTACCGCTCGTGGGCAGAACTCTGCCGACGAGCGGAGCGGGCGCCCAGTGAGCGGGACCGGTCAGGCCACTGTCGCCAGCGAGATTCGCCTGCGCGCGGTGGTCGCGTCGCCGGACGGCCGGGCCGTTCTGCGGCGCGAGCTCACCGGCCCGACCGCCGACCCGGAGGCGCTCGGCAGGCGCCTCGCGGACGACCTGCTCTCCGCCGGAGCACACACGCTGATGGGAACCCGCTGA
- a CDS encoding glutamyl-tRNA reductase, protein MSLLAVGLNHRTAPNSLLELAAVSGDDAPKVLGDLVQADHVLEAVVLSTCNRTEIYAEVDTFHGGLADISDQLARVCGVDLAVLSPHLYVHHEARAVGHLFTVVCGLDSMLVGESQILGQVRTAFRGAQTTGAAGGSLAALFQTALRVGKRAHSETSIDAAGASIVSVGLQIAAGSLDVRRPQRLSTDITPADSAARSEPAAPVGSAAEAVSADLPLDGSRVLIIGAGAVGGLTAATVRRAGATELVVANRTPARAAAIAENHGAQVVGLAELPHEIGQADLVVSSTDATGLVVTYDMVEAALATRAGRPLVFLDLALPHDIDPVVRELPGVVLVDLESLRVALEGAQVSHDVEAVRSLVSAEVTGFLNRRGAVRVTPTVVALRAQAAAIVQDELDRLRGRLPGLDAREWEMVTGTVRRVVDKLLHAPTVRVQQLANGPGGDSYAEALRELFDLPREVPAVVSAPDLLEQP, encoded by the coding sequence GTGAGCCTGCTCGCAGTCGGCCTGAACCACCGGACGGCGCCCAACTCGTTATTGGAGCTCGCCGCGGTGTCGGGCGACGACGCTCCGAAGGTGCTCGGCGATCTCGTCCAGGCCGACCATGTGCTCGAGGCCGTGGTCCTGTCCACGTGCAACCGTACCGAGATCTACGCCGAGGTCGACACCTTCCACGGTGGCCTCGCCGACATCTCCGACCAGCTCGCCCGGGTCTGTGGCGTCGATCTGGCGGTGCTGTCGCCGCACCTGTACGTGCACCATGAGGCGCGCGCGGTAGGGCACCTGTTCACCGTCGTCTGCGGGCTGGACTCGATGCTCGTCGGCGAGAGCCAGATCCTGGGGCAGGTCCGGACGGCGTTTCGCGGCGCCCAGACCACCGGGGCCGCCGGCGGCTCGCTCGCCGCGCTCTTCCAGACGGCGTTGCGGGTCGGCAAGCGCGCGCACAGCGAGACGTCGATCGACGCCGCCGGTGCCTCGATCGTCTCCGTCGGCCTGCAGATAGCGGCCGGCAGCCTCGACGTCCGCCGTCCTCAGCGGCTCTCCACGGACATCACGCCGGCCGACTCGGCCGCGCGCTCTGAGCCGGCGGCGCCGGTTGGCTCGGCGGCCGAGGCGGTGTCGGCCGACCTGCCGCTGGACGGCAGCCGGGTACTGATCATCGGGGCGGGCGCGGTCGGCGGCCTGACGGCGGCGACCGTCCGGCGGGCGGGCGCGACGGAGCTGGTGGTCGCCAACCGGACGCCCGCGCGCGCGGCCGCGATCGCCGAGAACCACGGCGCCCAGGTGGTCGGCCTCGCGGAGCTGCCCCACGAGATCGGCCAGGCCGACCTGGTCGTCTCCTCTACCGACGCGACCGGTCTGGTGGTCACCTACGACATGGTCGAGGCGGCGCTCGCCACCCGGGCGGGCCGGCCGCTGGTGTTTCTCGACCTGGCGCTGCCGCACGACATCGACCCGGTGGTGCGCGAGCTGCCCGGCGTGGTGCTCGTCGACCTGGAGTCGCTGCGCGTCGCGCTGGAGGGCGCGCAGGTCTCGCACGATGTCGAGGCGGTGCGCTCGCTGGTCTCCGCGGAGGTGACCGGCTTCCTCAACCGGCGCGGCGCCGTCCGGGTCACCCCGACGGTGGTGGCCCTGCGCGCCCAGGCCGCCGCGATCGTGCAGGACGAGCTCGACCGGCTGCGCGGCCGGCTGCCCGGCCTGGACGCCCGGGAGTGGGAGATGGTGACCGGTACCGTCCGCCGGGTGGTCGACAAGTTGTTGCACGCCCCCACGGTGCGGGTCCAGCAGCTGGCGAACGGTCCCGGCGGCGACTCCTACGCCGAGGCGCTGCGTGAGTTGTTCGACCTCCCCCGTGAGGTCCCGGCCGTCGTCTCGGCCCCTGACCTGCTGGAGCAGCCTTGA
- a CDS encoding redox-sensing transcriptional repressor Rex yields MSKSRRIARENRAGAVPEATVARLPLYLRVLTALGDEGVSTVSSDTLAAAAGVTPAKVRKDLSHLGSYGTRGVGYDVAVLLDRISARLGLTEDRAVMLVGVGNLGHALARYGGFPARGFRIVALVDADPARAGEVIGGVRIRSVDELERLIEDFQVTIGVICTPAGAAQHVCDRLVAAGVTSILNFAPVVLTVPQGVDVRKVDLAVELQILSFHEARKRPAGGERVRPATLGTLPVGTPPEGRADTAGAAGLGDDSLGSRGLTDGGTDAAVGGVGVQGGGADGAGAGGRTDGIVRMQRITAAQRRDESRLGEVAGAGGEGS; encoded by the coding sequence ATGAGCAAGTCTCGGCGGATAGCCCGGGAGAACCGGGCCGGCGCCGTTCCCGAGGCGACGGTCGCCCGCCTCCCTCTCTACCTGCGGGTACTCACCGCGCTGGGGGACGAGGGGGTCTCGACCGTGTCGTCGGACACGCTCGCCGCCGCCGCCGGGGTGACGCCGGCGAAGGTGCGCAAGGACCTCTCTCATCTGGGTTCCTACGGAACCAGAGGGGTCGGCTACGACGTGGCCGTCCTGCTCGACCGCATCTCGGCGCGCCTCGGGCTGACCGAGGACCGAGCGGTGATGCTGGTCGGAGTGGGTAATCTCGGGCACGCGCTCGCGCGCTACGGCGGGTTCCCAGCTCGCGGGTTCCGGATCGTCGCGCTCGTCGACGCCGACCCGGCGCGCGCCGGCGAGGTCATCGGTGGTGTGCGAATCCGCTCCGTGGACGAGCTGGAAAGGCTGATCGAGGACTTTCAGGTGACGATCGGTGTGATCTGCACCCCGGCCGGGGCCGCGCAGCACGTGTGCGACCGGCTGGTAGCCGCCGGTGTCACCAGCATCCTCAACTTCGCACCGGTCGTCCTGACCGTCCCCCAAGGGGTCGACGTGCGTAAGGTCGATCTGGCCGTCGAACTGCAGATCCTGTCGTTCCATGAGGCGCGCAAGCGCCCGGCCGGTGGCGAACGTGTCCGGCCCGCAACCCTGGGGACGCTGCCGGTGGGAACACCACCCGAGGGCCGCGCGGACACCGCCGGGGCCGCGGGCCTCGGTGACGACAGCCTCGGTAGCCGTGGCCTCACCGACGGCGGGACGGATGCCGCCGTCGGCGGCGTTGGTGTACAGGGCGGCGGCGCGGACGGCGCGGGCGCGGGCGGCAGGACGGACGGGATCGTGCGCATGCAACGGATCACAGCGGCGCAGCGGCGGGACGAGTCCCGCCTGGGCGAGGTAGCCGGCGCCGGCGGTGAGGGGTCGTGA
- a CDS encoding glutaredoxin family protein translates to MGGTDAVGEAADDAPRITLLTRVGCHLCDDARAAVVRVAEQTGVGWRELDVDAEPARADEYGDRVPVVLIDGREHGYWRVEEARLRDALVGRRWSLR, encoded by the coding sequence ATGGGCGGGACGGACGCGGTGGGCGAGGCGGCCGATGACGCGCCGCGGATCACGTTGCTGACGAGGGTGGGCTGTCATCTGTGTGACGACGCGCGCGCGGCGGTGGTCCGGGTGGCGGAACAGACCGGCGTCGGCTGGCGGGAGCTGGACGTGGACGCCGAGCCCGCCCGCGCGGACGAGTACGGCGACCGGGTGCCGGTCGTCCTGATCGACGGCAGGGAACACGGTTACTGGCGGGTCGAGGAGGCTCGGTTGCGCGACGCGCTCGTCGGGCGCCGCTGGTCGCTGCGCTGA
- a CDS encoding HAD family hydrolase: MWLRPRKDEPIATDAAAADAAATAALKAAAEPSPKPPPDPTAAAFFDVDNTMMAGASIFYFARGLAARDFFDSRDLLKFGWQHVSYRLRGLEDPNGMHNAKEAALAFVAGREVSEIVRYGEEIYDERMAEQIYSGTLALAQQHLDAGHRVWLVTATPVELASIIARRLGLTGALGTVSEVIDGRYTGHLVGDPLHGPGKAAAVRALADREHLDLARCWAYSDSINDLPMLSLVGNPVAVNPDPDLKAASRERDWAIKDFRTARKAAKVGIPTAAGLGALAGGVAAGMALKRRYADV, from the coding sequence ATGTGGTTGCGACCACGCAAGGATGAACCGATCGCCACGGACGCGGCGGCCGCAGACGCCGCCGCCACGGCCGCGTTGAAGGCGGCGGCCGAGCCCTCGCCGAAGCCGCCGCCGGACCCGACGGCCGCCGCGTTCTTCGACGTGGACAACACGATGATGGCCGGCGCGTCGATCTTCTACTTCGCTCGCGGCCTCGCCGCCCGCGACTTCTTCGACTCCCGTGACCTGCTGAAGTTCGGCTGGCAGCACGTCAGCTACCGGCTGCGGGGCCTGGAGGACCCGAACGGCATGCACAACGCCAAGGAGGCGGCGCTCGCCTTCGTGGCCGGCCGGGAGGTCAGCGAGATCGTCCGCTACGGCGAGGAGATCTACGACGAGCGGATGGCCGAGCAGATCTACTCGGGCACCCTCGCCCTCGCCCAGCAGCACCTGGACGCCGGCCACCGGGTCTGGCTGGTCACGGCCACGCCGGTGGAGCTCGCGTCGATCATCGCCCGCCGGCTGGGACTGACCGGCGCGCTCGGCACGGTCTCCGAGGTGATCGACGGCCGCTACACCGGCCACCTCGTCGGCGACCCGCTGCACGGCCCGGGCAAGGCGGCGGCCGTGCGAGCGCTCGCGGATCGCGAGCACCTGGACCTGGCCCGCTGCTGGGCCTACTCGGACTCGATCAACGACCTGCCGATGCTGTCCCTGGTGGGCAACCCGGTGGCGGTCAACCCGGATCCGGACCTGAAGGCGGCGTCCAGGGAACGCGACTGGGCGATCAAGGACTTCCGCACGGCCCGCAAGGCGGCCAAGGTCGGCATCCCCACCGCCGCCGGCCTCGGCGCCCTGGCCGGCGGCGTCGCCGCCGGCATGGCCCTCAAGCGCCGCTATGCGGACGTCTGA
- a CDS encoding 1-acyl-sn-glycerol-3-phosphate acyltransferase, whose product AAAAEKGEDGAGGGGPGRPARPSPGPEAQASEVRSVRPRSTSPRSTSARKTSAKNAPVKKVPGGDAVAKDTAVVKDTVTKGPGTKGPVARDAAAKHAAAESPATGRAGPRPAPRTGAAKPPTARTGATGAGRGRSARAVPDREPEHPEDRAERLLARPAGQDQDEAASHGGEPAGAAGVDADGTAPMAEPAGLERALAGMLAFLRRRITGDYEVDELGFDPDLTEHVVAPLLRPVYRNYFRVETRGLENVPDTGGALVVANHSGTLPIDALMTAVALLDHHPAHRYLRMLAADLVFSLPFLAPIARKTGNTLACQPDAERLLGKGELVGVWPEGFKGVGKPFSERYKLQRFGRGGFVSAALRTGVPIIPCTIVGAEEIYPMLGNAKTVARLLGLPYFPLTPTFPWLGLLGTIPLPSKWLIEFGEPVPTAPFTAAAADDPMLVFELTDRIRETIQHTLYGLLMQRRSVFF is encoded by the coding sequence TAGCCGCCGCGGCCGAAAAGGGCGAGGACGGCGCGGGCGGCGGGGGGCCGGGGCGTCCGGCCCGCCCGTCGCCGGGCCCGGAGGCTCAGGCCTCGGAGGTCAGGAGCGTTCGCCCCAGGAGCACGTCCCCCAGGAGCACCTCCGCCAGAAAAACCTCCGCCAAGAACGCCCCCGTCAAGAAGGTCCCCGGCGGGGATGCTGTCGCCAAGGACACCGCTGTCGTCAAGGACACCGTTACCAAGGGACCCGGTACCAAGGGCCCCGTTGCCCGGGACGCGGCCGCCAAGCACGCCGCCGCCGAGAGCCCGGCGACCGGGCGGGCCGGCCCACGGCCCGCGCCGCGCACGGGTGCCGCGAAGCCGCCCACTGCCCGAACCGGCGCAACCGGTGCGGGACGGGGTCGGTCGGCCCGGGCGGTGCCCGACAGGGAGCCGGAACATCCCGAGGATCGGGCCGAGCGGCTGTTGGCGCGCCCGGCCGGGCAGGACCAGGACGAGGCCGCGTCCCACGGGGGCGAACCCGCCGGCGCCGCGGGCGTGGACGCGGACGGCACGGCGCCCATGGCCGAGCCCGCCGGCCTGGAACGGGCGCTCGCCGGGATGCTCGCCTTCCTGCGCCGGCGGATCACCGGCGACTACGAGGTCGACGAGCTCGGCTTCGACCCGGACCTGACCGAGCACGTCGTCGCCCCGCTGCTGCGGCCCGTCTACCGGAACTACTTCCGGGTGGAGACGCGAGGGCTGGAGAACGTGCCCGACACCGGCGGCGCGCTGGTCGTGGCGAACCACTCCGGGACGCTGCCGATCGACGCGCTGATGACGGCCGTCGCGCTGCTCGACCACCACCCCGCGCACCGCTACCTGCGGATGCTCGCCGCCGACCTGGTGTTCTCGCTGCCGTTCCTGGCCCCGATAGCCCGCAAGACCGGCAACACTCTGGCGTGCCAGCCCGACGCCGAGCGGCTGCTCGGCAAGGGCGAGCTGGTCGGCGTCTGGCCGGAGGGCTTCAAGGGCGTCGGAAAGCCGTTCAGCGAGCGCTACAAGCTGCAGCGCTTCGGCCGCGGCGGTTTCGTCTCGGCCGCGCTGCGCACCGGGGTTCCGATCATCCCGTGCACGATCGTCGGTGCCGAGGAGATCTACCCGATGCTCGGCAACGCGAAGACGGTCGCCCGGCTGCTCGGCCTGCCCTACTTCCCGCTGACGCCGACGTTCCCGTGGCTCGGCCTGCTCGGCACGATCCCGCTGCCGTCGAAGTGGCTGATCGAGTTCGGCGAGCCGGTGCCCACCGCGCCGTTCACCGCGGCCGCCGCCGACGACCCGATGCTCGTCTTCGAGCTCACGGACCGCATCCGCGAGACCATCCAGCACACCCTCTACGGCCTCCTCATGCAGCGCCGCTCGGTCTTCTTCTAG
- a CDS encoding NAD-dependent epimerase/dehydratase family protein, with product MRPRRVLVTGVSRPLGADVARALAASPRVETVIGVDTVPPGDDLGRTRFVRADIRNPLIAKVIATAEIDTVLHLNLIANPVAAGGRTAMKEINVIGTMQLLAACQKSDTVSRLVVRSTTTIYGSSPRDPALFTEDMEPRSLPRGGYGKDAVEVEGYVRGFSRRRPDIAVTVLRFANILGPGVDSPLARYFEFPVVPTVLGFDPRIQLLHSSDALAVLLRAAGGGHAGTFNVAGDGILQLSQAIRRAGRPPVPVPLPAVSSLSRLASRLRIVDFPPEQVGFLAHGRAVDTTRLREVFGYTPRYTTAAAFDSFVRERGLRPTIDPERVIQAERTLLNLMARRRLVSAS from the coding sequence ATGAGACCACGCCGCGTGCTTGTCACCGGTGTGTCCCGTCCCCTTGGCGCCGACGTGGCCCGGGCGCTCGCCGCCAGCCCCCGAGTCGAGACCGTGATCGGTGTCGACACGGTGCCCCCGGGCGATGATCTCGGCCGCACGAGGTTCGTCCGTGCTGACATCCGTAACCCGCTGATCGCCAAGGTGATCGCCACCGCCGAGATCGACACGGTGCTGCACCTCAACCTCATCGCGAACCCGGTCGCCGCTGGCGGCCGGACGGCGATGAAGGAGATCAACGTCATCGGGACGATGCAGCTGCTCGCCGCCTGCCAGAAGTCCGACACGGTCTCCCGCCTGGTGGTCCGGTCGACGACGACGATCTACGGCTCGTCGCCGCGTGACCCGGCGCTGTTCACCGAGGACATGGAACCGCGCTCGCTGCCGCGCGGCGGCTACGGCAAGGACGCCGTCGAGGTCGAGGGCTACGTCCGAGGTTTTAGTCGCCGCCGGCCGGATATCGCGGTCACCGTGCTGCGGTTCGCGAACATTCTCGGCCCCGGGGTCGACAGCCCGCTGGCACGTTATTTCGAGTTTCCCGTCGTGCCGACCGTGCTCGGCTTCGACCCGCGAATCCAGCTGCTGCACTCCAGCGACGCCCTCGCGGTTCTGCTGCGCGCCGCCGGCGGCGGCCACGCCGGGACCTTCAACGTCGCCGGCGACGGGATCCTGCAGCTCTCCCAGGCGATACGCCGAGCCGGCCGGCCGCCGGTGCCGGTGCCGCTCCCGGCGGTCAGCTCGCTGTCCCGGCTCGCCAGCCGCCTGCGGATCGTGGATTTCCCGCCCGAGCAGGTCGGTTTTCTCGCGCACGGCCGCGCGGTCGACACCACCCGGCTGCGCGAGGTGTTTGGCTACACCCCTCGGTACACGACGGCCGCGGCCTTCGACAGCTTCGTGCGCGAGCGCGGGCTGCGTCCGACGATCGACCCTGAACGCGTCATCCAGGCCGAACGCACGTTGCTCAATCTGATGGCCCGTCGCCGACTGGTGAGTGCGTCATGA
- a CDS encoding SAM hydrolase/SAM-dependent halogenase family protein: MTSAGVMTGAVGDTAARPVGWISFLSDYGLEDTCVGVCHGVIARHAPQARVLDVCHAVAQQDIEHGAGLLADSVCYLPVGVHLAVVERLDAAGSPRPDGSAVARTPEGLPAAAPGARGVAIRTADGSTFVTPDNGLTSLAWDVLGGVTAAHEISNPALWLPLPSAVFRGRDVYAPVAARLAAGLALAEVGPRIDADSLVRFTRPACVVDDDHVHAQVLAVDHFGNLSLNVTRADLEAAGMLLGDRVEIRAAGRETTLPFTYTYGDVSVGQVALCEDSLRRVMLAVNCGRAGDLLRLRRGDAVVIGQPPREPRDGAAGGAVPVVRLPALT, translated from the coding sequence ATGACGTCGGCCGGGGTGATGACGGGCGCGGTGGGCGATACCGCGGCGCGACCGGTGGGGTGGATCAGCTTCCTCTCCGACTACGGACTCGAGGACACCTGCGTCGGCGTGTGCCACGGGGTCATCGCCCGGCACGCGCCACAGGCACGCGTCCTCGACGTCTGCCACGCGGTCGCCCAGCAGGACATCGAGCACGGCGCAGGCCTGCTCGCCGACAGCGTCTGCTACCTGCCGGTCGGCGTGCACCTGGCCGTCGTCGAGCGGCTGGACGCGGCGGGCTCCCCACGGCCGGACGGCTCCGCCGTGGCCCGGACGCCCGAGGGCCTTCCCGCGGCCGCGCCCGGGGCGCGGGGCGTCGCGATCCGCACGGCCGACGGCTCGACGTTCGTCACCCCGGACAACGGGCTCACCTCGCTCGCCTGGGACGTGCTCGGCGGGGTGACGGCCGCGCATGAGATCTCCAACCCGGCACTGTGGCTGCCGTTGCCGAGCGCGGTGTTCCGCGGCCGGGACGTCTACGCCCCGGTCGCCGCCCGGCTCGCGGCGGGGCTCGCCCTCGCCGAGGTCGGCCCGCGCATCGACGCGGACTCGCTCGTGCGGTTCACCCGGCCGGCCTGCGTCGTCGATGACGACCACGTCCACGCCCAGGTGCTGGCCGTCGATCACTTCGGCAACCTGTCACTCAACGTGACCAGAGCCGATCTGGAGGCCGCCGGCATGCTGCTCGGTGACCGGGTCGAGATCCGTGCCGCGGGCCGCGAGACGACCCTCCCCTTCACCTACACCTATGGCGACGTCTCGGTGGGTCAGGTGGCGCTGTGCGAGGACTCGTTGCGCCGGGTGATGCTCGCTGTCAACTGCGGCCGTGCTGGTGACCTGTTGAGGCTGCGGCGCGGGGACGCGGTGGTCATCGGCCAGCCTCCGCGCGAGCCGCGGGACGGCGCCGCGGGGGGCGCCGTCCCGGTCGTCCGGCTGCCGGCGCTGACCTGA
- a CDS encoding 30S ribosomal protein bS22 → MGSVIKKRRKRMAKKKHRKLLKRTRVQRRNKK, encoded by the coding sequence GTGGGTTCTGTAATCAAGAAGCGTCGTAAGCGGATGGCCAAGAAGAAGCACCGCAAACTTCTCAAGCGCACCCGCGTGCAGCGCCGCAACAAGAAGTAG